A stretch of the Archangium violaceum genome encodes the following:
- a CDS encoding MupA/Atu3671 family FMN-dependent luciferase-like monooxygenase: protein MRTIDALLSELRSLDVRLWVEGELLRYSAPKGALSPALLSEVRARKEEILAFLRQAAMATRSGPPPIQPAPRTGESLPLSFAQQRLWFLTQLQSDASANASYNMPGALRLEGPLDVAALERSLSEILRRHETLRTTFPVVSGTAVQAIAPAQPIRVPLVDLTAHPEAERETEVRRLAAEEALRPFELTVDALLRCTLLRLAPQSHVLLITLHHITADAWSIAILFKELVTLYEAFSAGRPSPLPELPIQYADFAWWQRRHLEGEALARHVEYWKQQLAGAPPLLELPSDHPRPPAQTFRGGSVPFQLDAGLSRKLKQLGEQAGATPFMTLLAAWSVLLSRYSGQEDIVVGSPIANRTRKELEPLIGFFVNTLVLRTRLDGAPSFLELLGRVKQVALDAYAHQDAPFEHLVEALQPERNLSHPPLFQVMFMLQNAPVERLELAGLRVSLAETESATAKFDLTLSLEETAAGFKGGLEYSADLFERPTIVRMVEHLRVLLEGIVAAPHQPVSALPLLGPAETSRLLREWNDTGKDFLRERCIHELFEAQAARTPEAVAVVFEDEQLTYRELNARANQLARHLRAQGVGPETLVGICVERSLEMVVGLLGILKAGGAYLPLDPATPRERLAFMLEDARAPVLLLQRRLAGELPAHEARAVYVDDDWGTISTHAREDLGPTASPNNRAYVIYTSGSTGRPKGVMIEHRQVMNFFTAMDERIGGGEPGTWLAVTTISFDISVLELLWTLARGFRVVVQGEQGGFISSKSATTRVADKELDFSLFYFASATGGAPAADKYRLLLEGARFADEHGFSAVWTPERHFHVFGGLYPNPSVTSAALATMTRRVQLRAGSVVLPLHHPLRVAEEWSVVDNLSNGRVGLSFASGWQANDFVLAPGNYASRKELLRQGIETVRRLWRGESLRLPDGAGKEIDVQVLPRPIQRELPVWVTAAGTPETFRQAGELGARVLTHLLGQSVEQLAEKIALYREAWRQHGHGPGPGHVTLMLHTFVGTDEAAVRETVRGPFTEYLRSSFDLLKNLAQSLGQDIRDLSEADMEALLAHAFERFYDTAGLFGTPESCQRMIERLKAIGVDEVACLIDFGVDTDAVLASLHHLNTLKERCRPERRESRPDYSLPAQVMRHRATHLQCTPSLARMLLGTTEGREALGVLRKLMVGGEELPVPLARQLVEVMSGELHNMYGPTETTVWSLTHRVEASCQSMPIGRPIANTRLYILDGHRQLVPVGVPGELYIGGEGVVRGYLNRPELTAERFIQSPFGEGERLYRTGDLARYRRDGNVEFLGRADNQVKIRGFRIELGEIDAVLGRHAKVRQAVVAAREDTPGDKRLVAYVVAAPGESPSVAELRHFLGEKLPEYMLPAAFVMLEKLPQTPNGKVDRKALPAPDLSGQHKGAGFVAPRDSMELQLAAIWESVLKVQPVGVRDSFFQLGGHSLLAVQLMARIERQFGKRLPLATLFRAPTIEQLAILLTRSSSDPLQRSSLVEIQQGDASSPPLFCVPGAGGNLIYFYDLVRHMGGNRTVYGLQPVYSEDSRGEGTLVEEMAAHYLEALRSVQPHGPYLLVGHSFGGHVALEMSRRLRQQGEEVALLAVLDSLAPLPRSRPLGADWDDAEWVRVLASTLDRLYQKNLAVTREELVNLPAEQQVELLMERMKARNLLPPEADATQFRGFVRTYKADQQSAYTPASPYPGRITFLRASVLHPDNVPIEELRWTVEDPAMGWGRFSTQAVEVHQVPGDHLSMMTEPHVRSVAGCLKECIDKALAGLERTETLASGMGRR, encoded by the coding sequence GTGAGGACGATCGACGCACTGTTGTCCGAGCTCCGGAGCCTGGATGTGCGGCTCTGGGTGGAGGGGGAGCTGCTGCGCTACAGCGCTCCCAAGGGCGCGCTGTCGCCAGCGCTGCTCTCCGAGGTGCGGGCGCGCAAGGAGGAGATCCTCGCGTTCCTGCGGCAGGCCGCCATGGCGACGCGCTCGGGGCCGCCTCCGATCCAGCCCGCCCCGAGGACGGGCGAGTCGCTGCCGCTGTCCTTCGCGCAGCAGCGGCTGTGGTTCCTCACCCAGCTCCAGTCCGACGCGAGCGCCAATGCCAGCTACAACATGCCGGGGGCGTTGCGCCTGGAGGGGCCGCTCGACGTGGCCGCGCTGGAGCGGAGCCTGTCGGAGATCCTCCGGCGCCACGAGACGTTGCGGACCACCTTCCCGGTGGTGAGTGGGACGGCGGTCCAGGCGATCGCACCCGCCCAGCCGATCCGCGTCCCCCTGGTGGACCTGACGGCGCATCCCGAGGCGGAGCGGGAGACGGAAGTGCGCCGGCTCGCGGCCGAGGAGGCGCTGCGTCCCTTCGAGCTGACGGTGGACGCCCTGCTGCGCTGCACCCTGCTGCGGCTGGCGCCCCAGTCCCACGTCCTGTTGATCACCCTGCACCACATCACGGCGGATGCGTGGTCCATCGCCATCCTGTTCAAGGAGCTGGTGACGCTCTACGAGGCCTTCTCGGCGGGGCGGCCCTCGCCGCTGCCGGAGCTGCCCATCCAGTACGCCGACTTCGCCTGGTGGCAGCGCCGGCACCTGGAGGGAGAGGCGCTGGCACGGCACGTGGAGTACTGGAAGCAGCAGCTCGCCGGGGCGCCGCCCCTGTTGGAGCTGCCGTCGGATCATCCGCGGCCGCCCGCCCAGACCTTCCGGGGCGGCTCGGTGCCCTTCCAGCTCGACGCGGGGCTGAGCCGCAAGCTGAAGCAACTGGGTGAGCAGGCGGGGGCGACGCCCTTCATGACCCTGCTGGCGGCCTGGAGCGTCCTGCTCTCCCGCTACAGCGGACAGGAGGACATCGTCGTCGGCTCGCCCATCGCCAACCGGACGCGCAAGGAGCTCGAGCCGCTCATCGGCTTCTTCGTCAACACGCTGGTGCTGCGCACCCGGTTGGACGGAGCGCCGTCCTTCCTGGAGCTGCTGGGCCGGGTGAAGCAGGTGGCCCTGGATGCCTACGCCCACCAGGACGCGCCCTTCGAGCACCTGGTGGAGGCCCTCCAGCCCGAGCGCAACCTGAGCCATCCGCCGCTGTTCCAGGTGATGTTCATGCTCCAGAACGCGCCCGTGGAGCGGCTGGAGCTGGCGGGGCTGCGCGTCTCGCTGGCGGAGACGGAGAGCGCCACGGCGAAGTTCGACCTCACCCTCTCCCTGGAGGAGACCGCCGCCGGATTCAAGGGCGGCCTCGAGTACAGCGCCGATCTGTTCGAGCGGCCGACCATCGTCCGGATGGTGGAGCACCTCCGGGTGCTGCTGGAGGGAATCGTGGCGGCGCCCCACCAGCCGGTCTCCGCGCTGCCCCTGCTGGGGCCCGCCGAGACCTCGCGGCTGCTGCGCGAGTGGAACGACACCGGGAAGGACTTCCTGCGGGAGCGCTGCATCCACGAGCTGTTCGAGGCCCAGGCCGCCCGGACTCCCGAGGCCGTGGCGGTGGTGTTCGAGGACGAGCAGCTCACCTACCGGGAGCTGAATGCCCGGGCCAACCAGCTCGCGCGCCACCTGCGTGCTCAGGGGGTGGGGCCGGAGACGCTGGTGGGCATCTGCGTGGAGCGCTCGCTGGAGATGGTGGTGGGCCTGCTGGGCATCCTCAAGGCGGGCGGCGCCTATCTGCCCCTGGACCCGGCCACGCCGAGGGAGCGCCTGGCCTTCATGCTCGAGGATGCTCGTGCCCCGGTGCTGCTGCTCCAGCGGCGGCTGGCGGGAGAGCTGCCCGCGCACGAGGCCCGCGCGGTGTATGTGGATGACGACTGGGGGACGATCTCCACCCACGCGCGGGAGGACCTGGGGCCGACGGCCTCGCCGAACAACCGGGCCTACGTCATCTACACCTCCGGCTCCACGGGCCGGCCCAAGGGGGTGATGATCGAGCACCGCCAGGTGATGAACTTCTTCACCGCGATGGACGAGCGCATCGGCGGCGGGGAGCCCGGGACCTGGCTGGCCGTCACCACCATCTCCTTCGACATTTCCGTGCTGGAGCTGCTGTGGACGCTGGCCCGGGGCTTCCGGGTGGTGGTCCAGGGGGAGCAGGGCGGCTTCATCTCCTCCAAGAGCGCGACCACGCGGGTGGCGGACAAGGAGCTGGACTTCAGCCTCTTCTACTTCGCGAGCGCCACGGGGGGAGCTCCCGCCGCGGACAAGTACCGGCTGCTGCTGGAGGGCGCGCGATTCGCGGACGAGCACGGCTTCAGCGCCGTCTGGACGCCCGAGCGCCACTTCCACGTCTTCGGTGGCCTGTACCCCAACCCCTCGGTGACGAGCGCGGCGCTGGCGACGATGACGCGCCGGGTGCAGCTCCGGGCGGGCAGCGTGGTGTTGCCCTTGCACCATCCGCTGCGGGTGGCCGAGGAGTGGTCCGTCGTGGACAACCTGTCCAACGGCCGGGTGGGCCTGTCCTTCGCCTCCGGCTGGCAGGCCAACGACTTCGTGCTCGCTCCCGGGAACTACGCCTCCCGCAAGGAACTGCTGCGCCAGGGCATCGAGACGGTGCGCCGGCTGTGGCGGGGCGAGTCCCTCCGCTTGCCGGACGGAGCCGGGAAGGAGATCGACGTCCAGGTACTTCCCCGGCCCATCCAGCGGGAGCTGCCCGTCTGGGTCACCGCGGCCGGGACTCCGGAGACGTTCCGGCAGGCCGGCGAGCTGGGCGCCCGGGTGCTCACGCACCTGCTGGGGCAGAGCGTGGAGCAACTGGCGGAGAAGATCGCCCTCTACCGGGAGGCCTGGCGGCAGCACGGGCACGGCCCCGGGCCGGGTCACGTGACATTGATGCTCCACACCTTCGTGGGCACCGACGAGGCCGCCGTCCGCGAGACGGTGCGCGGACCCTTCACCGAGTACCTGCGCAGCTCGTTCGATCTATTGAAGAACCTGGCGCAGAGCCTGGGCCAGGACATCCGGGACCTGAGCGAGGCGGACATGGAGGCGCTGCTGGCCCATGCCTTCGAGCGCTTCTATGACACCGCGGGCCTGTTCGGCACGCCCGAGAGCTGCCAGCGGATGATCGAGCGGCTGAAGGCGATCGGTGTCGACGAGGTCGCGTGTCTGATCGACTTCGGGGTGGACACGGACGCGGTGCTGGCCAGCCTGCACCACCTGAACACGTTGAAGGAGCGTTGCCGGCCGGAGCGGCGCGAGTCCCGTCCGGACTACTCGCTCCCCGCCCAGGTGATGCGCCACCGGGCCACCCACCTGCAATGCACTCCGTCATTGGCCCGGATGCTGCTCGGCACCACCGAGGGGAGAGAGGCGCTCGGCGTGCTGCGCAAGCTGATGGTGGGCGGGGAGGAGCTGCCCGTGCCACTGGCCCGGCAACTCGTGGAGGTGATGTCCGGCGAGCTCCACAACATGTACGGGCCCACCGAGACCACCGTCTGGTCGCTGACGCACCGGGTGGAGGCGTCCTGCCAGTCCATGCCCATTGGGCGGCCGATCGCGAACACCCGCCTCTACATCCTGGATGGCCACCGCCAGCTGGTGCCGGTGGGCGTGCCCGGCGAGCTGTACATCGGCGGCGAGGGCGTGGTGCGTGGTTACCTGAACCGTCCCGAGCTGACGGCGGAGCGGTTCATCCAGAGCCCGTTCGGGGAAGGGGAGCGGCTCTACCGGACGGGCGATCTGGCCCGGTACCGGCGGGATGGGAACGTCGAGTTCCTCGGGCGCGCGGACAACCAGGTGAAGATCCGCGGTTTCCGCATCGAGCTGGGGGAGATCGACGCGGTGCTGGGACGGCACGCGAAGGTGCGCCAGGCGGTGGTGGCGGCCCGCGAGGACACCCCGGGCGACAAGCGGCTGGTGGCCTATGTGGTGGCGGCCCCGGGCGAGTCCCCCTCCGTGGCCGAGCTGCGCCACTTCCTGGGTGAGAAGCTGCCCGAGTACATGCTCCCGGCGGCCTTCGTGATGCTGGAGAAGCTGCCGCAGACACCGAACGGCAAGGTGGACAGGAAGGCGCTGCCCGCGCCGGACCTGTCCGGCCAGCACAAGGGGGCGGGCTTCGTCGCGCCTCGCGACAGCATGGAGCTGCAACTGGCGGCCATCTGGGAGTCGGTGCTGAAGGTGCAACCGGTGGGCGTGCGGGACAGCTTCTTCCAACTGGGGGGCCACTCCCTGCTGGCCGTCCAGCTGATGGCCCGCATCGAGCGGCAGTTCGGCAAGCGGTTGCCGCTGGCCACGCTCTTCCGGGCACCGACGATCGAGCAGCTCGCGATCCTGCTCACCCGCTCCTCGTCAGATCCGCTCCAGAGGTCCTCGCTGGTGGAAATCCAGCAGGGGGACGCCTCCTCACCCCCACTCTTCTGTGTGCCGGGCGCGGGCGGCAACCTCATCTACTTCTACGACCTGGTCCGGCACATGGGGGGCAACCGCACGGTGTACGGGTTGCAGCCCGTGTACTCGGAGGACTCGCGGGGTGAGGGAACGCTGGTGGAGGAGATGGCGGCGCACTACCTGGAGGCGCTGCGCTCCGTCCAGCCGCACGGCCCGTACCTGCTCGTGGGCCACTCCTTTGGTGGCCACGTGGCGCTGGAGATGTCCCGGCGGCTGCGCCAACAGGGCGAGGAGGTGGCGCTGTTGGCGGTGCTGGACAGCCTCGCGCCGCTGCCGAGGAGCAGGCCGCTGGGTGCGGACTGGGATGACGCCGAGTGGGTGCGCGTCCTGGCCAGCACGTTGGATCGCCTGTACCAGAAGAACCTGGCTGTCACTCGGGAGGAGCTCGTGAATCTCCCGGCGGAGCAGCAGGTGGAGTTGCTGATGGAGCGGATGAAGGCACGCAACCTGCTGCCGCCCGAGGCGGACGCGACGCAGTTCCGCGGCTTCGTGCGGACGTACAAGGCGGACCAGCAGAGCGCGTACACCCCGGCCTCTCCCTATCCGGGGCGGATCACCTTCCTGCGGGCCAGCGTGCTTCACCCGGACAACGTGCCCATCGAGGAACTGCGGTGGACGGTGGAGGATCCGGCCATGGGCTGGGGCCGCTTCTCCACGCAGGCGGTGGAGGTGCACCAGGTCCCGGGAGATCACCTGTCGATGATGACCGAGCCCCATGTCCGGAGCGTGGCCGGGTGCTTGAAGGAGTGCATCGACAAGGCCCTGGCGGGGCTGGAGCGGACGGAAACTCTCGCCTCTGGAATGGGGCGGAGATAG